Proteins from a genomic interval of Bifidobacterium longum subsp. infantis ATCC 15697 = JCM 1222 = DSM 20088:
- a CDS encoding UDP-N-acetylmuramoyl-L-alanyl-D-glutamate--2,6-diaminopimelate ligase — protein MALTLASAADLLKEHHLLREIIQGDVWTDDPARIASTDEPFAGITYDTRKVTPGTLLCCKGRFKAEYLNGIDEAGLAAYVAETEYSAATAAPGLIVNDARKAMSLLSAAFYGYPQNELTVIGVTGTKGKTTTSYFTQALINAVSGGKAALFSSVDNCLDGHTYVESDLTTPESMDAFRMMREAADNGMEYLVMEVSSQAYKVDRVYGLTFDVAAFLNISPDHISPIEHPTFEDYLYCKRQIIANAKSLVLGADSLHADLLREDAAAAGIGATTFALHDADNAGTSADVVAWPADTAHASFHIADGDQTLGDYHLSIDGDFNYLNAAAAIAIAHAAGVSLDDAGALHAIESVRIAGRMEQFRDPQSNTLAIVDYAHNYASVTALLDFVYERWGEENPRITLVTGSAGNKAYDRRKEIVEAAENRIANFIFTAEDTDTEPFIDICMEMQGYITNKDVASTVISDRPTAITNAIYDARAHADRFNILLIIGKGNERWIKDHHKHVPFDGDDHVVERMFGL, from the coding sequence ATGGCTTTGACTTTGGCTTCGGCCGCTGACCTGCTCAAGGAACACCATCTGCTGCGTGAAATCATCCAAGGGGATGTCTGGACCGACGACCCGGCCCGTATCGCTTCGACGGATGAACCGTTCGCCGGCATCACCTACGACACCCGCAAGGTCACGCCGGGCACCCTGCTGTGCTGCAAGGGCCGATTCAAGGCCGAGTATCTGAACGGCATCGACGAAGCCGGCCTGGCCGCATACGTGGCCGAAACCGAGTACTCAGCCGCAACCGCCGCCCCCGGCCTGATCGTCAACGACGCACGCAAGGCGATGAGCCTGCTGTCCGCCGCGTTCTACGGATATCCGCAGAACGAGCTCACGGTCATCGGCGTCACCGGCACCAAGGGCAAGACGACCACCTCGTACTTCACGCAGGCGCTTATCAACGCCGTCTCCGGTGGCAAGGCCGCATTGTTCTCCTCGGTCGATAATTGCCTTGACGGCCACACCTACGTCGAGTCCGATCTGACCACGCCCGAATCGATGGACGCCTTCCGCATGATGCGCGAGGCGGCCGATAACGGCATGGAGTATCTGGTGATGGAGGTCTCCTCCCAGGCGTACAAGGTGGACCGCGTCTATGGCCTGACTTTCGATGTGGCCGCGTTCCTCAACATCTCCCCCGACCACATCAGTCCGATCGAACACCCCACGTTCGAGGATTACCTGTATTGCAAGCGCCAGATCATCGCCAACGCGAAGTCGCTGGTACTCGGCGCGGACAGTCTGCACGCCGATCTGTTGCGGGAGGACGCGGCGGCAGCCGGCATCGGCGCAACCACCTTCGCCCTGCATGACGCGGATAATGCCGGCACCAGTGCGGACGTCGTCGCCTGGCCCGCCGACACGGCGCACGCCTCCTTCCACATCGCCGACGGAGATCAGACCCTTGGCGACTACCATCTGTCCATCGATGGCGACTTCAACTACCTCAATGCGGCGGCGGCCATCGCCATCGCCCATGCGGCTGGCGTATCGCTCGATGACGCCGGCGCACTGCACGCCATCGAATCCGTACGTATCGCCGGCCGTATGGAACAGTTCCGCGATCCGCAGTCGAACACGCTCGCCATCGTCGATTATGCGCACAACTACGCATCCGTCACCGCGCTGCTTGACTTCGTCTACGAGCGTTGGGGCGAGGAAAACCCGCGTATCACGCTGGTGACCGGATCGGCCGGCAACAAGGCCTACGATCGTCGTAAGGAAATCGTCGAGGCTGCCGAGAACCGTATCGCGAACTTCATTTTCACCGCCGAAGATACGGACACCGAGCCGTTCATCGACATCTGCATGGAAATGCAAGGCTACATCACGAACAAGGATGTGGCCTCCACGGTGATTTCCGACCGTCCGACGGCCATCACCAACGCCATTTACGATGCCCGTGCGCACGCCGACCGATTCAACATCCTGCTGATTATCGGCAAGGGCAACGAGCGTTGGATCAAGGACCATCACAAGCATGTGCCGTTCGACGGCGACGATCACGTCGTCGAACGCATGTTTGGCTTGTGA